A single genomic interval of Sphingopyxis sp. CCNWLW2 harbors:
- a CDS encoding M23 family metallopeptidase, whose protein sequence is MHQVAIFCAAACFGLATPAAHAAETSADAGVVAPDEPDDDNFTAGVPSTGEDSEARAIFQAWKRLDTGLTASIGVAVPSRRPIDQMSLSSSYGMRVHPVTGKVARHNGIDIPAPRGTPIYATADGIVGRAQRLGGYGNYVEVEHGNAIQTRYGHMSSYVVTPGQSVKKGDVLGFVGSTGRSTGNHLHYEVRIEGAPVNPMPFVRSDQMAIAAITGKNVAMGGPE, encoded by the coding sequence TTGCACCAAGTCGCAATATTCTGCGCGGCAGCATGTTTCGGACTGGCCACACCGGCCGCCCACGCTGCCGAAACCAGCGCCGACGCTGGCGTTGTCGCTCCCGACGAACCCGATGACGACAACTTCACTGCTGGCGTTCCGTCGACCGGCGAAGACAGCGAGGCCCGCGCAATCTTTCAGGCATGGAAGCGCCTCGACACCGGCCTGACCGCTTCGATCGGCGTTGCAGTGCCGTCGCGCCGCCCGATCGACCAGATGTCGCTGTCGTCGTCGTACGGCATGCGCGTCCACCCCGTCACCGGCAAGGTCGCCCGCCACAATGGCATCGACATCCCGGCGCCGCGCGGCACCCCGATTTACGCGACCGCCGACGGCATCGTCGGCCGCGCCCAGCGCCTCGGCGGCTATGGCAATTATGTCGAAGTCGAGCATGGCAACGCCATCCAGACGCGCTACGGCCACATGTCTTCTTACGTCGTCACCCCCGGCCAGTCGGTCAAAAAGGGCGACGTTCTCGGTTTCGTCGGCTCGACCGGCCGTTCGACCGGCAACCACCTCCATTATGAAGTCCGTATCGAAGGCGCGCCGGTCAATCCGATGCCGTTCGTTCGCTCGGACCAGATGGCGATCGCCGCCATCACCGGTAAGAATGTCGCGATGGGCGGTCCCGAATAA
- a CDS encoding DUF1800 domain-containing protein, with protein sequence MAVQYLAANRFGLGRRFDDPAIDDPKAWLTRQIGEYDPAPAALAGLAGRDAIAAAYVEYREERQAMRREAADMPMNEEEKGMDPELRRMLRSAIRRHYVDASAARLSAAVATSTPFPERLVHFWANHFAVSADKQTVIGFAGNYENEAIRPHIMGKFADLLINAVHHPAMLLYLDQAQSFGPDSPFATRVRNRGKRQAPGLNENLAREILELHTLGVRTGYTQADVTAFAKALTGLTVAGLGRGAGQRLMPADARPGETVFIDRLHQPGAQTILGKRYDDAGARQAEAVLRDLAVQPATAKHIAAKLARHFTGDEPPAALVDRLSADFLKTGGDLPSLYRTLIASPEPWAAAPAMFKSPWDWTVSMLRALKAPALGERQNIAAMFTQLGQPVWRPGSPAGYDDKVATWAGSAALMQRVELASRIAGRIGDRADARILAPLVLADALTPETRQAIARADSPGQGIAMLFASPAFLRR encoded by the coding sequence ATGGCAGTCCAATATCTTGCCGCCAATCGCTTCGGCCTCGGCCGCCGCTTCGACGATCCGGCGATCGATGATCCGAAAGCCTGGCTGACGCGCCAGATCGGCGAATATGACCCCGCCCCCGCCGCGCTGGCGGGCCTCGCCGGACGCGACGCGATCGCCGCCGCCTATGTCGAATACCGCGAGGAGCGGCAGGCGATGCGCCGCGAAGCCGCCGATATGCCGATGAACGAGGAGGAAAAGGGCATGGACCCCGAACTCCGCCGCATGCTGCGCTCGGCGATCCGCCGTCATTATGTCGATGCAAGCGCCGCGCGCCTGTCTGCCGCGGTCGCAACGTCCACCCCCTTCCCCGAGCGGCTCGTCCATTTCTGGGCGAATCATTTCGCGGTGTCGGCGGACAAGCAGACTGTCATCGGCTTTGCGGGAAATTATGAGAATGAAGCGATCCGCCCGCATATCATGGGCAAATTCGCCGACCTCCTCATCAACGCGGTCCATCATCCCGCGATGCTGCTCTACCTCGATCAGGCGCAAAGCTTCGGTCCCGACAGCCCGTTCGCGACGCGCGTGCGAAACCGCGGCAAGCGGCAAGCGCCGGGGCTCAACGAGAATCTCGCGCGCGAGATATTGGAGTTGCACACGCTCGGGGTGCGCACGGGATATACGCAGGCCGACGTGACGGCGTTTGCGAAGGCGCTCACCGGCCTGACCGTCGCGGGCCTCGGGCGCGGCGCGGGGCAGCGGCTGATGCCCGCCGATGCCCGGCCCGGCGAGACGGTCTTCATCGACCGCCTCCACCAACCCGGCGCGCAGACGATCCTTGGCAAGCGGTACGACGATGCGGGTGCCCGGCAAGCCGAAGCCGTACTCCGCGACCTCGCCGTTCAGCCCGCGACCGCGAAACATATCGCCGCCAAGCTGGCGCGTCATTTCACCGGGGACGAACCCCCGGCGGCACTCGTCGACCGGCTGTCGGCCGACTTCCTCAAGACCGGCGGCGACCTTCCGTCTCTGTACCGCACGCTGATCGCCTCGCCCGAGCCGTGGGCGGCGGCGCCCGCGATGTTCAAATCGCCGTGGGATTGGACCGTGTCGATGCTGCGCGCACTCAAGGCGCCCGCGCTCGGCGAGCGGCAGAATATCGCCGCGATGTTCACCCAGCTCGGCCAGCCCGTGTGGCGCCCCGGATCGCCCGCGGGCTATGACGACAAGGTCGCGACCTGGGCGGGGTCGGCGGCGCTGATGCAGCGCGTCGAACTCGCAAGCCGGATCGCGGGACGGATCGGCGACCGCGCCGATGCCCGCATACTCGCGCCGCTCGTCCTCGCCGACGCGCTCACCCCCGAAACGCGCCAGGCGATCGCGCGCGCCGACAGCCCCGGACAGGGCATCGCGATGCTGTTCGCCAGCCCGGCCTTTTTGCGGAGATAG
- a CDS encoding fatty acid desaturase family protein → MTTINPPADRIATPFAKSIEKTPKSAIADDMAMIRAASELTRDLVQPSARIYWTDMLASAFIGYAGIAAAILAPSTAWMLVAAVISVVALYRAGSFIHELTHIRKNALPGFRLGWNILVGVPMLIPSFMYEGIHSLHHNRTKYGTVEDPEYLPLALMKPWTVPLFVVAAAFAPVALVFRYAVLTPLSFLIPPLRKIVVERYSGMIINPMFRRKPPEGEFRRQWAWQEGGAWAWSSLLIAAGVFGWVPLRALAIFGAIAAATLVLNQIRTLVAHLWENDGAVLTVTGQFLDSVNVPPPGLLPELWAPVGLRYHALHHLLPGVPYHSLAEAHRRLKDALPADSQYHGANYDSLPKLVMNLVAGSAKGAAA, encoded by the coding sequence ATGACGACGATCAATCCCCCCGCCGATCGGATCGCGACCCCGTTTGCGAAGTCGATCGAAAAAACGCCAAAGTCCGCGATCGCCGACGATATGGCGATGATCCGCGCAGCTTCGGAGCTGACGCGCGATCTCGTGCAGCCGAGCGCGCGTATCTATTGGACCGACATGCTGGCCTCGGCCTTTATCGGCTACGCCGGCATCGCGGCGGCGATCTTGGCGCCCTCGACCGCGTGGATGCTGGTCGCCGCGGTGATTTCGGTCGTCGCGCTCTACCGCGCGGGCAGCTTCATCCACGAGCTGACGCATATTCGCAAAAATGCGCTGCCGGGTTTCCGTCTTGGCTGGAACATCCTCGTCGGCGTGCCGATGCTGATCCCGTCGTTCATGTACGAGGGCATCCACAGCCTGCACCATAACCGCACCAAATATGGCACGGTCGAGGACCCCGAATATCTGCCGCTCGCGCTGATGAAGCCGTGGACGGTGCCGCTGTTCGTCGTCGCCGCGGCGTTCGCGCCGGTGGCGCTCGTCTTCCGCTATGCGGTGCTCACCCCGCTGTCGTTCCTGATCCCGCCGCTGCGCAAGATCGTCGTCGAACGTTATTCGGGGATGATCATCAACCCGATGTTCCGCCGCAAGCCACCCGAGGGCGAGTTTCGCCGTCAATGGGCGTGGCAGGAAGGCGGCGCCTGGGCGTGGTCGAGCCTGCTGATCGCCGCGGGCGTCTTCGGCTGGGTGCCGCTGCGCGCGCTCGCGATCTTCGGCGCGATTGCCGCCGCGACGCTGGTGCTCAACCAGATCCGCACGCTCGTCGCGCATCTGTGGGAAAATGACGGCGCGGTGTTGACCGTGACCGGCCAGTTCCTCGACAGCGTCAACGTGCCGCCGCCGGGGCTGCTGCCCGAACTGTGGGCGCCGGTGGGGCTGCGCTATCACGCGCTGCACCATCTGCTGCCGGGCGTTCCCTATCATTCGCTCGCCGAGGCGCACCGCCGTCTGAAGGACGCGCTGCCCGCCGATTCGCAATATCATGGCGCGAATTACGACAGCCTGCCGAAGCTGGTGATGAACCTTGTTGCGGGGTCGGCAAAGGGCGCTGCAGCTTGA
- a CDS encoding DUF1501 domain-containing protein produces the protein MILSRRSIIMSGITVAAAGALPRFAYAAAGTPKRLVFIIQRGAADGLATVAPTGDPAFAAARRAMADETVGGAKLDAMFTLHPALVATAGLYTGKQAHFAHAVATGYRDRSHFDGQNMLEGGGSRPYGRDTGWVGRLLTLLPASERDAIAIALAVPLALRGTVQVGTYAPSRLPQADADLIARLTAMYANDPLLHPLWDSAVKTQELASDIGGNNGRNGSDLGKLAASLMLPADGARVMMVETGGWDTHSGQRGRLAAQLRGLDQLVGALQTGLGPAWNDTLVIVATEFGRTVEVNGTGGTDHGTASTAMLLGGGLNEGGKVSADWPGLGAGARYEGRDLKPTRSLESVIAAAVAHHYALDPKRVMATLYPDV, from the coding sequence ATGATCCTCTCACGCCGCTCGATCATAATGTCAGGGATCACCGTCGCCGCCGCGGGCGCGCTGCCCCGCTTTGCCTATGCCGCCGCGGGCACGCCGAAACGCCTCGTCTTCATCATCCAGCGCGGCGCCGCCGACGGGCTTGCGACCGTCGCGCCGACCGGCGATCCTGCCTTCGCCGCCGCACGGCGCGCGATGGCCGACGAGACCGTGGGCGGTGCGAAGCTCGACGCCATGTTCACGCTGCATCCGGCGCTCGTAGCAACCGCCGGGCTCTATACGGGCAAGCAGGCGCATTTCGCGCACGCCGTCGCGACGGGTTATCGCGACCGGTCGCATTTCGACGGGCAGAATATGCTCGAGGGTGGCGGGTCGCGGCCCTATGGGCGCGACACCGGCTGGGTCGGTCGGCTACTCACCCTGCTTCCCGCCTCCGAGCGCGATGCGATTGCGATCGCCCTCGCCGTGCCGCTCGCGCTGCGCGGGACGGTGCAGGTCGGGACCTATGCGCCGAGCCGCCTGCCGCAAGCCGACGCCGACCTGATCGCGCGGCTGACCGCGATGTATGCGAACGACCCGCTGCTCCATCCGCTGTGGGACAGCGCGGTGAAGACGCAGGAGCTGGCGAGCGATATCGGCGGCAACAATGGCCGCAACGGCTCCGACCTCGGCAAGCTCGCCGCCTCGCTGATGCTGCCCGCCGATGGCGCGCGGGTGATGATGGTCGAAACCGGCGGCTGGGACACGCACAGCGGCCAGCGCGGCCGGTTGGCGGCGCAATTGCGCGGGCTCGACCAGCTTGTTGGCGCGCTGCAAACCGGCCTCGGCCCGGCATGGAACGACACGCTCGTCATCGTCGCGACCGAATTCGGGCGAACGGTCGAGGTCAACGGCACCGGCGGCACCGACCATGGCACCGCATCGACCGCGATGCTGCTCGGCGGCGGATTGAACGAAGGCGGCAAGGTGTCGGCCGACTGGCCGGGCCTCGGCGCCGGTGCGCGTTACGAAGGCCGCGACCTCAAACCGACGCGCAGCCTTGAAAGCGTGATCGCCGCCGCGGTCGCGCATCATTATGCGCTCGACCCGAAACGGGTGATGGCGACGCTTTACCCCGACGTCTGA
- the lptF gene encoding LPS export ABC transporter permease LptF produces the protein MNKLPAIDRYIARLIFFPMLGTLVLSAMLLILEKMIRLFEFVSVEGGPVSVVWRMLANLIPEYLSLGIPIGLMLGILLAFRKLATSSELDVLKGVGMSFGRLMRVPFAYAIALAALNLAIVGFIQPVARYAYEGLQFELRSGALGASIKVGEFTKLGDRMTLRIEESYNDGRSLRGIFVRGENKDGQRVSATAARGQFLATDDPNTIILRLSQGVLIHESPKFAVPRVLTFDNHDLPIPLPKIEAFRLRGGADREMTIPELFVAGKDQNSSAQTRLESRANFHFRIVEVMSMFLIPLIAIALAIPPKRSTSSLGVFLSIVLLVTQHKINQYAEDMGARGVVDPLIALWVPYLLFAALAIWMYYVVAHVPGGQPIGALERVAAKAGQKIRAMLTMFQRKQQTN, from the coding sequence TTGAATAAGCTTCCTGCCATCGACCGCTACATCGCGCGGCTCATCTTCTTTCCGATGCTCGGCACGCTCGTCCTGTCGGCGATGCTGCTGATTCTCGAAAAGATGATCCGCTTGTTCGAATTCGTCTCCGTCGAGGGCGGCCCGGTCAGCGTCGTGTGGCGCATGCTCGCGAACCTGATCCCCGAATATCTCTCGCTCGGCATCCCGATCGGGCTGATGCTGGGGATTCTCCTTGCTTTCCGAAAGCTTGCGACGTCGAGCGAGCTGGATGTCCTGAAGGGCGTGGGGATGAGCTTCGGGCGGCTGATGCGCGTGCCCTTCGCCTATGCGATCGCGCTCGCGGCGCTCAATCTGGCAATCGTCGGCTTCATCCAGCCCGTCGCGCGCTACGCCTATGAAGGTTTGCAGTTCGAATTGCGCTCGGGCGCGCTCGGTGCGTCGATCAAGGTCGGCGAGTTCACCAAATTGGGCGACCGCATGACGCTCAGGATCGAGGAAAGCTATAACGATGGGCGCAGTTTGCGCGGCATTTTCGTGCGCGGCGAGAATAAGGATGGGCAGCGCGTGTCGGCGACCGCGGCGCGCGGGCAGTTCCTGGCCACCGACGATCCGAACACGATCATCCTGCGCCTGTCGCAGGGCGTATTGATCCATGAATCGCCCAAATTCGCGGTGCCGCGCGTGCTGACCTTCGACAATCACGACTTGCCGATCCCGCTGCCCAAGATCGAGGCCTTCCGCCTGCGCGGCGGCGCCGACCGCGAAATGACGATCCCCGAGCTGTTCGTCGCGGGCAAGGACCAGAATTCGTCGGCGCAGACGCGGCTCGAATCGCGCGCGAATTTCCACTTCCGCATCGTCGAGGTGATGTCGATGTTCCTGATCCCGCTGATCGCGATCGCGCTCGCCATCCCGCCCAAAAGATCGACCTCGTCGCTCGGCGTCTTCCTGTCGATCGTGCTGCTGGTGACGCAGCACAAGATCAACCAATATGCCGAAGACATGGGCGCGCGCGGGGTGGTCGACCCGCTGATCGCGCTGTGGGTGCCCTATCTTTTGTTCGCGGCGCTCGCGATCTGGATGTATTATGTCGTCGCGCATGTCCCGGGCGGCCAGCCGATCGGGGCGCTCGAACGCGTCGCGGCCAAGGCGGGGCAGAAGATCCGCGCGATGCTCACGATGTTCCAGCGCAAGCAGCAGACCAACTGA
- the erpA gene encoding iron-sulfur cluster insertion protein ErpA, with product MATQLSEITLSPAAAARVRWIADRKGEAEAALRLAVDGGGCSGFTYRFGLAEEIDADDIVTETDGVKLVVDPVSIDLVRGCIVDFVDSLGGSSFKVENPNAASGCGCGSSFSI from the coding sequence ATGGCCACGCAGCTTTCCGAAATCACCCTGTCGCCCGCCGCCGCGGCGCGCGTTCGCTGGATCGCCGATCGCAAGGGCGAGGCTGAGGCTGCATTGCGCCTCGCCGTCGATGGTGGCGGCTGTTCGGGCTTCACCTATCGCTTCGGCCTCGCCGAAGAAATCGATGCCGATGACATCGTCACCGAAACCGACGGGGTGAAGCTGGTGGTCGATCCGGTCAGTATCGACCTGGTACGCGGCTGCATCGTCGATTTCGTCGATTCGCTTGGCGGATCGTCGTTCAAGGTCGAAAATCCCAACGCCGCCTCGGGCTGCGGTTGCGGATCGAGCTTCTCGATCTGA
- a CDS encoding DUF2141 domain-containing protein: MSKMFLAGLLAAGALIAPVAAQGAALGPNAALCNSNATAVQVDVRGFKARTGTLRVQIYSANSSYLEKRKWLERVDVPVSRAGTMSVCVPVKQQGSYVISVRHDMNGNGKSDRSDGAGLSGNPDMKVSDFIFKRKPKLATVSFAVGGATKRVPVVLNYVNGLSFDPVE; the protein is encoded by the coding sequence ATGTCGAAAATGTTTCTCGCCGGACTGCTGGCTGCCGGAGCGCTGATCGCGCCCGTCGCGGCGCAGGGTGCCGCGCTGGGCCCGAACGCGGCCCTCTGCAACAGCAACGCCACCGCCGTCCAGGTCGACGTGCGCGGTTTCAAGGCGCGCACCGGGACGCTGCGCGTGCAGATCTACAGCGCGAACAGCAGCTATCTGGAAAAGCGCAAATGGCTCGAACGCGTCGACGTTCCCGTGTCGCGCGCGGGCACCATGTCGGTCTGCGTGCCCGTGAAGCAGCAGGGCAGCTATGTCATTTCGGTGCGGCACGACATGAACGGCAACGGCAAGTCGGACCGAAGCGACGGCGCGGGCCTGTCGGGCAACCCCGACATGAAGGTCAGCGACTTCATCTTCAAGCGGAAGCCCAAATTGGCAACGGTCAGTTTTGCGGTCGGCGGCGCCACCAAGCGCGTCCCGGTCGTGCTGAACTATGTCAACGGACTGTCCTTCGATCCGGTCGAATAA
- a CDS encoding N-acetyltransferase encodes MSGHSDGPITIHAVKNKDDLREFVELAFRLNRGDPAWVPPLKGEVYGLLTPGKNPWFEHGKAQFFLARRNGRTIGRISAHIDTLALAQPAEQGMGPGTGNWGLLEAEDEGTAQALLAAAEDWLRTQGMHRSLGPLSISIWDEPGLLIEGFDNRPTVMMGHNSPLYRSWVEGAGYRPVKQLLNYDVAIDDGFPPIVNRIVAAGEKNARIRIRKVNKRRFAAEAALIMGLLNDAWSDNWGFVPLTDSEIAYVGKKLKDIVFEDLIRVAEVDGEPVAFMIVLPNINQLLIDMDGSLLPFNWARLLWWLRKPQSHILRVPLMGVAKKLQNSRMASTLAFMMIEYIRRDAVADYGTKRGDIGWVLDDNQGMNAVAEAIEAKVNRVYQIYDKSL; translated from the coding sequence ATGAGCGGACATTCGGACGGCCCGATCACCATCCACGCGGTCAAGAACAAGGACGATTTGCGCGAGTTTGTCGAGCTCGCTTTTCGGCTCAATCGCGGCGATCCGGCATGGGTGCCGCCGCTGAAGGGCGAGGTGTATGGCCTGCTCACGCCCGGCAAGAATCCGTGGTTCGAGCATGGCAAGGCGCAATTCTTCCTCGCGCGGCGCAATGGCCGCACGATCGGGCGCATCTCGGCGCATATCGACACGCTCGCGCTCGCACAGCCCGCCGAACAGGGGATGGGCCCGGGCACCGGCAATTGGGGCCTGCTCGAAGCCGAAGACGAAGGGACGGCGCAGGCGCTGCTCGCCGCCGCCGAGGATTGGCTGCGCACGCAGGGCATGCACCGCTCATTGGGGCCGCTGTCGATTTCGATCTGGGACGAGCCCGGGCTGCTGATCGAGGGGTTCGACAACCGGCCGACGGTGATGATGGGGCACAATAGTCCGCTCTATCGCAGCTGGGTCGAGGGCGCCGGCTATCGGCCGGTGAAGCAGCTGCTGAATTACGACGTCGCGATCGACGACGGATTTCCGCCGATCGTCAACCGCATCGTCGCGGCGGGCGAGAAGAATGCGCGCATCCGCATCCGCAAGGTCAACAAGCGCCGCTTCGCCGCCGAGGCGGCGCTGATCATGGGGCTGCTCAACGACGCATGGTCCGACAATTGGGGCTTTGTCCCGCTGACCGACAGCGAGATCGCCTATGTCGGCAAGAAGCTGAAGGACATCGTCTTCGAGGACCTGATCCGCGTCGCCGAAGTCGACGGCGAGCCGGTTGCCTTTATGATCGTGCTGCCGAACATCAACCAGCTGCTGATCGACATGGACGGCTCGCTGCTGCCGTTCAACTGGGCGCGGCTGCTTTGGTGGCTGCGCAAACCGCAAAGCCATATCCTGCGCGTGCCGCTGATGGGCGTCGCAAAAAAGCTTCAGAACAGCCGCATGGCTAGCACCCTCGCCTTTATGATGATCGAATATATCCGCCGCGACGCGGTCGCCGATTATGGCACCAAGCGCGGCGATATCGGCTGGGTGCTCGACGACAATCAGGGGATGAACGCGGTCGCCGAGGCGATCGAGGCCAAGGTCAACCGCGTGTATCAGATCTACGACAAATCGCTCTGA
- a CDS encoding diacylglycerol/lipid kinase family protein: protein MASVALLSNPRSTGNRSLLPRVREYCAAHPDIFHYEVEDVDQIEKAIRTMAMVGPRVVVINGGDGTVQAALTEIYSGDHFGGSPPPVAVLPNGKTNLIALDLGAEGDPIKALERVLELVASGRLEDHVIERQLISLDSGGEARPVLGMFLGGAYLADVMLYCRNRIYPLGLPNGISHFLAAILGLFAIIFGIGGGRLPPKPENMTVSLIRQGEFKGKFSLLIVTTLEKLLLSIRTSEAHGTNGNMKLLATDSNVGAMFRMLGGAWRGTLGQKPLDGVHFQQGDEIRIEGERSNVILDGEIFQAKHGMPIILTSTQPVPFLRLAA, encoded by the coding sequence ATGGCAAGCGTCGCGCTCCTTTCGAATCCACGCTCCACGGGCAACCGCTCGCTGTTGCCGCGGGTTCGCGAATATTGCGCGGCGCACCCCGACATCTTTCATTATGAGGTCGAGGACGTCGACCAGATCGAAAAGGCCATTCGCACCATGGCGATGGTCGGCCCGCGCGTCGTCGTGATCAACGGCGGCGACGGCACGGTGCAGGCCGCGCTGACCGAAATTTATTCGGGCGACCATTTCGGCGGCTCGCCGCCGCCGGTCGCGGTGCTTCCCAACGGCAAGACCAACCTCATCGCGCTCGACCTCGGTGCCGAGGGCGATCCGATCAAGGCGCTGGAGCGCGTGCTCGAACTCGTCGCGAGCGGCCGGCTCGAAGATCATGTGATCGAACGCCAGCTGATCTCGCTCGACAGCGGCGGCGAAGCGCGGCCGGTGCTCGGCATGTTTCTCGGCGGCGCCTATCTGGCCGACGTGATGCTCTATTGCCGCAACCGCATCTATCCGCTCGGCCTGCCCAACGGCATTTCGCATTTCCTTGCGGCGATTCTCGGCCTGTTCGCGATCATCTTCGGGATCGGCGGCGGCCGCCTGCCGCCCAAGCCCGAAAATATGACCGTGTCGCTGATCCGTCAGGGCGAGTTCAAAGGCAAATTCTCGCTGCTGATCGTCACCACGCTCGAGAAATTGCTGCTCAGCATCCGCACGAGCGAAGCGCACGGCACCAACGGGAATATGAAGCTGCTTGCCACCGACAGCAATGTCGGGGCGATGTTCCGTATGCTCGGCGGGGCATGGCGCGGGACATTGGGGCAAAAGCCGCTCGATGGCGTGCATTTCCAGCAGGGCGACGAGATCCGCATCGAGGGCGAGCGGTCGAACGTCATCCTCGACGGCGAAATCTTCCAGGCCAAGCACGGCATGCCGATCATCCTGACCTCGACGCAGCCGGTGCCGTTCCTGCGCCTCGCCGCCTGA
- the lptG gene encoding LPS export ABC transporter permease LptG has protein sequence MHQLHFFPSRTMALYVGRLFLVRSFSILFALVLILQTLDLLGESGKILAVAGNSDSDVWRYVGMRLPQIIETFLPFSVLLGTILTMVTLNQNSEVIAMKASGMSAHQVLAPLFLAALLVAGISFAFNERIVTRSTAALSAWQKVEYKKVPKDSGIRTNIWVRDGDDLINAATVDTSGPVIVLGYVTIYERTGGVLSSMLSADSARALPAGGWELTNARRFLRRSGTLEPLGTIVAAKDVRPDQFTLAQVDGDELPFLKLQSAIADLEAAGRPVDALKGVLWHKISGPLSAILMPLLGAVAAFGLARSGKLFIRAIIGMGLGFAYFVADNFALAMGDLGAYSPFLAAWGPFILFALIGEMILIRTEE, from the coding sequence ATGCACCAACTGCACTTTTTCCCGTCGCGGACGATGGCGCTCTATGTCGGCCGCCTTTTCCTCGTCCGCTCCTTCTCAATCCTCTTCGCGCTCGTGCTGATCCTCCAGACGCTCGACCTGCTCGGCGAAAGCGGCAAGATTCTCGCGGTCGCGGGCAACAGCGATTCGGACGTGTGGCGCTATGTCGGGATGCGGCTGCCGCAGATCATCGAGACTTTCCTGCCCTTTTCGGTGTTGCTCGGCACGATATTGACGATGGTGACGCTCAACCAGAACAGCGAGGTCATCGCGATGAAGGCGTCGGGCATGTCGGCGCATCAGGTGCTCGCGCCCTTGTTCCTCGCGGCCTTGCTCGTCGCGGGAATCAGCTTCGCGTTCAACGAACGCATCGTCACGCGATCGACCGCGGCGCTCAGCGCCTGGCAAAAGGTCGAATATAAGAAAGTGCCGAAGGACAGCGGCATACGCACCAACATCTGGGTCCGCGACGGCGACGACCTGATCAACGCCGCGACGGTCGATACCAGCGGCCCGGTGATCGTCCTCGGCTATGTGACGATCTATGAGCGCACCGGCGGCGTGCTGTCGTCGATGCTGTCGGCCGACAGCGCCCGCGCGCTTCCGGCCGGCGGCTGGGAACTGACCAATGCACGGCGCTTCCTGCGCCGCTCGGGCACGCTCGAACCGCTCGGCACGATCGTCGCGGCGAAGGATGTCCGCCCCGACCAGTTCACGCTGGCGCAGGTCGACGGCGACGAACTGCCCTTCCTGAAGCTGCAATCGGCGATCGCCGACCTCGAGGCCGCGGGGCGGCCGGTCGATGCGCTGAAGGGCGTGCTGTGGCACAAGATTTCGGGACCGCTGTCGGCGATATTGATGCCGCTGCTCGGCGCGGTCGCGGCGTTCGGCCTCGCGCGCTCGGGCAAGCTGTTCATCCGCGCGATCATCGGCATGGGGCTCGGCTTCGCCTATTTCGTCGCCGACAATTTCGCGCTCGCGATGGGCGATCTGGGCGCCTATTCGCCCTTCCTCGCAGCGTGGGGACCATTCATATTGTTCGCGCTGATCGGCGAGATGATTTTGATCCGGACCGAGGAATAG
- the xth gene encoding exodeoxyribonuclease III: MKIATFNINGIKARLPRLVEWLEETQPDVACLQELKSSDETMPTKEIEAAGYGFLYHGQKGFNGVAILAKGTQPVETQRGLAGEAEDEQSRYLEVDVHGLRVGCIYLPNGNPQPGPKFDYKLRWMARLRERAKFLLASEIPTILTGDYNVIPHDDDVWDPRVMATDALMQPESRDAWFRLLGDGWTDALRSRHPAGGIWTFWDYQAGGWQRDHGFRIDHLLLSPALADRLVDAGVDKDHRGREKASDHAPTWAILD, encoded by the coding sequence ATGAAAATCGCGACCTTCAATATCAACGGGATCAAGGCCCGTTTGCCGCGCCTCGTCGAATGGCTCGAGGAAACGCAGCCCGATGTCGCCTGCCTGCAGGAACTGAAATCGAGCGACGAGACGATGCCGACCAAGGAGATCGAGGCGGCGGGCTACGGCTTCCTCTATCACGGGCAAAAGGGCTTCAACGGCGTCGCGATCCTCGCGAAGGGGACGCAGCCGGTCGAAACGCAGCGCGGGCTCGCGGGCGAGGCCGAGGACGAGCAGTCGCGCTATCTCGAGGTCGACGTCCATGGCCTGCGCGTCGGTTGCATCTATCTTCCCAACGGCAACCCGCAGCCAGGGCCGAAATTCGATTATAAGCTGCGCTGGATGGCGCGGCTGCGCGAGCGCGCGAAGTTTCTCCTCGCCTCCGAAATCCCGACGATCCTGACCGGCGATTACAACGTCATCCCGCACGACGACGATGTGTGGGACCCGCGCGTCATGGCGACCGACGCGCTGATGCAGCCCGAATCGCGCGATGCCTGGTTCCGCCTGCTCGGCGACGGCTGGACCGACGCGCTCCGCAGCCGCCATCCGGCGGGCGGCATCTGGACCTTCTGGGACTATCAGGCGGGCGGCTGGCAGCGCGACCATGGCTTTCGCATCGACCATTTGCTGCTGAGCCCCGCGCTCGCTGATCGGCTGGTCGATGCCGGAGTCGACAAGGATCACCGCGGCCGTGAGAAGGCGAGCGACCACGCGCCGACCTGGGCGATCCTCGACTGA